A DNA window from Caretta caretta isolate rCarCar2 chromosome 7, rCarCar1.hap1, whole genome shotgun sequence contains the following coding sequences:
- the INA gene encoding alpha-internexin isoform X1 has translation MSSDPRYRASSYRKLFGEPPRLPASLPASGRVDLGPAPARAREHGLGRGGGEQERLAGGMQSLRARCDKEARGRAEAEQRARAQQREADGAARARLGLEQKVEALREELALLRRAHGEERAELAEPDLAQPDLSAALREIRAQYESLAARNLQAAEERYRAKFATLNEQAARSSQAARASREEIHGCRRQLQARTPERESLRGANESLERQIQEMVERHGAEVGGLLDSISQLENDLGNNKSEIARHLREYQDLLNVKMALDIEIAAYRKLLEGEETRFTTGSISISALNPHSNPSYSFQPRVFNLPVATVSKIYPTRFFKKEEKEEASKVSSKV, from the exons ATGAGCTCGGATCCCCGCTACCGGGCCTCCTCCTACCGCAAGCTCTTCGGGGAGCCCCCGCGGCTGCCCGCCTCGCTCCCCGCCAGCGGCCGGGTGGACCTGGGCCCGGCGCCCGCCCGGGCCCGCGAGCACGGGCTGGGCCGCGGCGGCGGGGAGCAGGAGCGGCTGGCCGGGGGGATGCAGAGCCTGCGGGCGCGCTGCGACAAGGAGGCGCGGGGCCGGGCCGAGGCGGAGCAGCGCGCCCGGGCGCAGCAGCGGGAGGCGGACGGGGCGGCGCGGGcccggctggggctggagcagaaggTGGAGGCGCTGCGGGAGGAGCTCGCCCTCCTGCGCCGGGCGCACGGGGAGGAGCGGGCCGAGCTGGCGGAGCCGGACCTGGCCCAGCCGGACCTGAGCGCGGCGCTGCGGGAGATCCGCGCCCAGTACGAGTCGCTGGCGGCCAGGAACCTGCAGGCGGCCGAGGAGCGGTACCGCGCCAAGTTCGCCACCCTCAACGAGCAGGCGGCGCGCAGCAGCCAGGCCGCCCGGGCCAGCCGCGAGGAGATCCACGGGTGCCGCCGCCAGCTGCAGGCCCGCACGCCGGAGAGGGAGAGTCTGCGCGGCGCCAACGAGTCCCTGGAGCGGCAGATCCAGGAGATGGTGGAGAGGCACGGCGCCGAGGTGGGCGGGTTGCTG GACAGCATCAGTCAGCTGGAGAATGACTTGGGGAACAACAAGAGCGAAATAGCTCGTCATCTGAGGGAGTATCAAGACTTGCTCAACGTTAAAATGGCTCTGGATATAGAGATTGCTGCATACAG GAAGCTGCTGGAAGGTGAAGAGACACGTTTTACCACTGGAAGCATCAGCATTTCGGCTCTGAATCCGCATTCTAACCCCAGTTATTCTTTCCAGCCCAGAGTCTTCAATTTACCTGTGGCCACTGTCTCAAAAATATATCCTACTCGTTTTTTtaagaaagaagagaaagaggAGGCTTCTAAAGTGTCCTCTAAAGTATAA
- the INA gene encoding alpha-internexin isoform X2 yields the protein MSSDPRYRASSYRKLFGEPPRLPASLPASGRVDLGPAPARAREHGLGRGGGEQERLAGGMQSLRARCDKEARGRAEAEQRARAQQREADGAARARLGLEQKVEALREELALLRRAHGEERAELAEPDLAQPDLSAALREIRAQYESLAARNLQAAEERYRAKFATLNEQAARSSQAARASREEIHGCRRQLQARTPERESLRGANESLERQIQEMVERHGAEDSISQLENDLGNNKSEIARHLREYQDLLNVKMALDIEIAAYRKLLEGEETRFTTGSISISALNPHSNPSYSFQPRVFNLPVATVSKIYPTRFFKKEEKEEASKVSSKV from the exons ATGAGCTCGGATCCCCGCTACCGGGCCTCCTCCTACCGCAAGCTCTTCGGGGAGCCCCCGCGGCTGCCCGCCTCGCTCCCCGCCAGCGGCCGGGTGGACCTGGGCCCGGCGCCCGCCCGGGCCCGCGAGCACGGGCTGGGCCGCGGCGGCGGGGAGCAGGAGCGGCTGGCCGGGGGGATGCAGAGCCTGCGGGCGCGCTGCGACAAGGAGGCGCGGGGCCGGGCCGAGGCGGAGCAGCGCGCCCGGGCGCAGCAGCGGGAGGCGGACGGGGCGGCGCGGGcccggctggggctggagcagaaggTGGAGGCGCTGCGGGAGGAGCTCGCCCTCCTGCGCCGGGCGCACGGGGAGGAGCGGGCCGAGCTGGCGGAGCCGGACCTGGCCCAGCCGGACCTGAGCGCGGCGCTGCGGGAGATCCGCGCCCAGTACGAGTCGCTGGCGGCCAGGAACCTGCAGGCGGCCGAGGAGCGGTACCGCGCCAAGTTCGCCACCCTCAACGAGCAGGCGGCGCGCAGCAGCCAGGCCGCCCGGGCCAGCCGCGAGGAGATCCACGGGTGCCGCCGCCAGCTGCAGGCCCGCACGCCGGAGAGGGAGAGTCTGCGCGGCGCCAACGAGTCCCTGGAGCGGCAGATCCAGGAGATGGTGGAGAGGCACGGCGCCGAG GACAGCATCAGTCAGCTGGAGAATGACTTGGGGAACAACAAGAGCGAAATAGCTCGTCATCTGAGGGAGTATCAAGACTTGCTCAACGTTAAAATGGCTCTGGATATAGAGATTGCTGCATACAG GAAGCTGCTGGAAGGTGAAGAGACACGTTTTACCACTGGAAGCATCAGCATTTCGGCTCTGAATCCGCATTCTAACCCCAGTTATTCTTTCCAGCCCAGAGTCTTCAATTTACCTGTGGCCACTGTCTCAAAAATATATCCTACTCGTTTTTTtaagaaagaagagaaagaggAGGCTTCTAAAGTGTCCTCTAAAGTATAA